The following coding sequences are from one Candidatus Borkfalkia ceftriaxoniphila window:
- a CDS encoding LacI family DNA-binding transcriptional regulator translates to MPKRISDPKKRVKREDVAVEAGVSTATVSYVLNRTKRLSPEVEQRVLETAARLNYIPNRIAQSLARNKTNALALITADITNVYQLDVIKGLQAEALKNDYIVYIFDAFGDVSKYIKHLISTRVDGIFVSAAPDFLSDEQLCELRDADIKVLTDFSRSTYLPDVSYIMSDMYDGFLQAVEYLKSLGHTRIGYLSAFDDSCYYDTRLSAFRTAMRRAFNNSVPCIEYGSWPYSSSEELGGRLMEQMLEKHPDVTAVIATNDLMAIGAMKAAQDMGLDVPGKISVIGVDNIDKSSVCDPPLTTLDQCGKEYGKKIFHVLHENICEQTSGKYVIPMRLIRRGSTGPAFSEQLEKIM, encoded by the coding sequence ATGCCTAAAAGAATATCCGATCCGAAAAAGCGTGTCAAGAGAGAGGACGTGGCAGTGGAGGCGGGCGTTTCAACGGCAACGGTTTCGTACGTGCTCAACAGGACCAAACGGCTTTCGCCGGAAGTGGAACAAAGGGTACTGGAAACCGCAGCGCGCCTGAATTACATACCCAACCGTATCGCGCAGTCGCTCGCGCGCAACAAAACCAACGCGCTCGCGCTCATCACGGCGGATATCACCAACGTCTATCAACTCGACGTCATCAAGGGTTTGCAGGCGGAAGCGCTCAAAAACGACTATATCGTCTACATTTTCGACGCATTCGGCGACGTTTCCAAATATATCAAACACCTGATCTCCACCCGCGTGGACGGCATATTCGTCTCCGCCGCGCCCGACTTTTTGTCGGACGAGCAACTGTGCGAACTGCGCGACGCGGATATCAAGGTGCTCACCGACTTTTCGCGCAGCACCTATCTTCCCGACGTTTCCTATATCATGTCGGATATGTACGACGGGTTTTTGCAGGCGGTCGAGTACCTCAAATCTTTGGGACACACGCGCATCGGCTATCTGAGCGCGTTCGACGATTCCTGCTATTACGATACGCGTCTGAGCGCTTTCCGTACCGCGATGCGCCGCGCGTTCAATAACAGCGTGCCCTGTATCGAGTACGGCAGTTGGCCCTATTCCTCCTCGGAAGAACTGGGCGGGCGGCTGATGGAGCAGATGCTGGAAAAGCATCCCGACGTCACGGCGGTCATCGCCACCAACGATCTGATGGCGATCGGGGCGATGAAAGCGGCGCAGGATATGGGACTGGACGTCCCCGGAAAAATTTCCGTCATCGGCGTGGATAATATCGATAAGAGCAGCGTGTGCGATCCGCCTCTGACGACTTTGGATCAGTGCGGCAAAGAATACGGCAAAAAGATCTTCCACGTACTGCACGAAA
- a CDS encoding ComEC/Rec2 family competence protein → MFNGDKLYMLPSVTPLQCMGFVLAGKGDVLAVDGGTAAETDQLENLLLSLGGKVTCWLLTHAHFDHIEALIGVLERGNVEIGRICYQFPDSEYIERVERQENRTARAADLENAIARRGVPVVRPQKGQWLETGHFRVLPLSDGSAVGESLNPSSVVYRVETSGESVLFLGDMDWRAEEKILREFPEELRCRVVQMAHHGQQGVTEKFYRHISPQVCLWPTPEWLWNNDIGAGFDTGPYKTLETRGWMEKMNTVNYHFENTVTVIE, encoded by the coding sequence ATGTTCAACGGCGACAAATTGTATATGCTCCCCTCGGTGACGCCCCTGCAATGTATGGGGTTCGTGCTCGCGGGGAAGGGCGACGTGCTCGCCGTAGACGGCGGCACCGCGGCGGAGACCGACCAACTCGAAAACCTTTTGTTATCGCTGGGCGGCAAGGTGACTTGCTGGCTTTTGACGCACGCGCATTTCGATCATATCGAGGCGCTCATCGGCGTTCTCGAACGCGGAAACGTAGAGATCGGGCGCATATGTTATCAATTTCCCGATTCAGAATATATCGAGCGTGTGGAACGGCAGGAAAACCGCACGGCGCGAGCGGCGGATCTGGAAAATGCGATCGCGCGGCGGGGCGTTCCCGTCGTCCGCCCGCAAAAAGGACAGTGGCTGGAAACGGGGCATTTCCGCGTTTTGCCCCTTTCCGACGGCAGCGCCGTGGGCGAAAGCCTCAATCCTTCGAGCGTCGTCTACCGCGTGGAAACGAGCGGAGAAAGCGTGCTCTTTCTGGGCGATATGGACTGGCGCGCGGAAGAAAAAATATTGCGGGAATTTCCCGAAGAGTTGCGCTGCCGCGTCGTGCAGATGGCGCATCACGGTCAGCAGGGCGTGACCGAAAAATTTTACAGACATATCTCGCCGCAGGTATGCCTGTGGCCGACGCCCGAATGGCTGTGGAACAACGATATCGGCGCGGGCTTTGATACAGGTCCGTATAAAACGCTGGAAACGCGCGGCTGGATGGAAAAGATGAATACGGTAAATTATCATTTCGAAAACACGGTCACCGTCATCGAATAG